From Natronincola ferrireducens, the proteins below share one genomic window:
- a CDS encoding 4Fe-4S dicluster domain-containing protein → MDREIEEKKKVLKVKKLGECIGCYSCMLVCATMVHKNFSLAKSAIAVRTSGGYQGRMVVNICRGCSSPECVEACDFQALLPRDGGGVKYKRENCTGCKACINTCVVQAITFDQEEEKVIICLQCGQCVASCPHDVIEMGVLQ, encoded by the coding sequence ATGGATAGAGAAATAGAGGAAAAGAAAAAGGTTTTAAAGGTAAAAAAATTAGGGGAGTGTATAGGCTGTTATAGCTGTATGCTAGTCTGTGCAACTATGGTACATAAAAATTTTTCTTTAGCCAAGAGCGCTATAGCTGTAAGAACCAGTGGGGGATATCAAGGGAGAATGGTAGTGAACATATGTAGAGGATGTAGTTCTCCTGAGTGTGTTGAGGCATGTGATTTTCAAGCTTTATTACCTAGAGATGGGGGAGGGGTAAAATACAAGAGAGAAAACTGCACAGGCTGTAAAGCGTGTATTAATACTTGTGTTGTCCAAGCTATTACCTTTGATCAGGAGGAGGAAAAAGTTATTATATGTCTACAGTGTGGACAGTGTGTGGCTAGTTGTCCCCATGATGTCATAGAGATGGGGGTGCTACAATGA
- a CDS encoding aldehyde ferredoxin oxidoreductase N-terminal domain-containing protein, whose translation MIKKSMRILSIDLSKKYSRIEEREDLTSYIGGVALATQLLKENILYNQSPLVEMQPIIFTKGPLNTIFPAVTKVCSMFKSPLTGELGESYAGLRMALAMGMAGVDGIIIVGKAEVPVYIQIEGEKVRIRDAKPLWHLNTDETTRLLHDQQGHRGLRSILTIGEGGINQIKFANVTVDTYRHFGRLGLGCLMGSKNLKAVVIEGKNNQPISCLKEYKNIYREIYKKVTETDIMEKYHGLGTSINLQALNDMKALPAYNFRKSYAEEAGNISGENFADKRLIKKLACSGCPIGCIHIALLRKKFDDTHEYEATTLSYDHELIYSLGAMIGVWSLDGVLELIETVELLGLDAMSTGVLLAWITEAFEKAIVSPEETIEIPKFGDVESYKKIIRHIVKKSNSFYESVAEGTHFASLKYGGGDFAMVLGKNEVAGYHTGYGNIIGQAVGARHSHLDNAGYAIDQENKEVTHRDMVKKLIKEEMDRNLLNSLVICLFARKVYDDNTVIRALKSLGYHMDETILQKIGRETFVEKMRLKEKMGFDLKEISFPNRFFETPSSNVKLERNEAERILDVYIEEVKKLLSHT comes from the coding sequence ATGATAAAAAAATCCATGAGGATTTTAAGCATAGATTTAAGTAAAAAATATAGCAGGATAGAGGAAAGGGAGGACTTGACCTCTTATATTGGTGGTGTTGCCCTAGCTACTCAGCTTTTAAAGGAAAATATCTTGTACAATCAATCTCCTCTAGTAGAAATGCAGCCCATCATATTTACAAAAGGACCATTAAATACTATCTTTCCTGCAGTTACTAAAGTATGCAGTATGTTTAAATCTCCTTTAACGGGAGAATTAGGAGAAAGCTATGCTGGGTTAAGAATGGCATTAGCGATGGGGATGGCAGGTGTAGATGGGATTATCATTGTAGGGAAAGCTGAAGTGCCTGTATATATTCAAATAGAAGGGGAAAAGGTGAGAATTAGGGATGCAAAGCCTTTATGGCATCTGAACACCGATGAAACAACAAGACTTCTACATGATCAACAAGGCCATAGGGGACTTAGATCCATACTGACTATTGGAGAAGGGGGTATAAATCAAATTAAGTTTGCTAATGTTACAGTGGATACCTATAGACATTTTGGCCGATTAGGTCTGGGATGCTTAATGGGTAGTAAAAATCTAAAGGCTGTTGTTATAGAAGGAAAAAACAATCAACCTATCTCCTGCTTAAAGGAATATAAGAATATTTATAGAGAAATCTATAAAAAAGTAACAGAAACGGATATTATGGAGAAATATCACGGTCTAGGAACCTCCATTAATCTTCAAGCATTAAACGATATGAAGGCTTTACCTGCCTATAACTTTCGGAAAAGCTATGCTGAAGAAGCAGGAAATATCAGTGGAGAGAATTTTGCTGACAAACGGTTAATTAAAAAGCTGGCCTGTAGCGGTTGTCCTATAGGGTGTATTCATATCGCTCTTTTAAGAAAAAAATTTGATGATACCCATGAATATGAGGCTACTACTTTATCCTATGACCATGAACTTATTTATAGTTTAGGAGCTATGATAGGGGTTTGGTCCTTAGATGGTGTTTTAGAATTAATAGAAACAGTAGAGTTGTTGGGTTTAGATGCCATGTCTACAGGAGTCTTGCTGGCTTGGATAACAGAGGCCTTTGAAAAAGCCATTGTTTCCCCAGAAGAAACAATAGAAATTCCTAAATTCGGAGATGTAGAAAGCTACAAGAAAATTATTCGGCATATTGTTAAGAAATCTAATAGCTTTTACGAAAGCGTGGCGGAAGGGACTCATTTTGCCTCTTTAAAATATGGAGGTGGGGATTTTGCCATGGTGTTAGGGAAAAATGAAGTAGCAGGATACCATACCGGTTATGGTAATATTATTGGACAAGCGGTGGGAGCAAGACATTCCCATTTAGATAATGCAGGCTATGCTATAGATCAAGAAAACAAAGAAGTAACTCATAGAGATATGGTGAAGAAGTTAATTAAAGAAGAAATGGATAGAAATCTATTAAATAGCCTTGTAATTTGTTTGTTTGCTAGAAAAGTTTATGACGATAATACAGTTATAAGAGCATTAAAAAGCTTAGGCTATCATATGGATGAAACTATATTACAAAAAATCGGAAGGGAAACCTTCGTAGAAAAAATGAGGTTAAAAGAAAAGATGGGTTTTGATTTAAAAGAAATTTCTTTTCCCAACAGATTTTTTGAAACCCCCAGCTCTAATGTAAAGCTGGAAAGAAACGAAGCTGAAAGAATTTTAGATGTTTATATAGAAGAAGTGAAAAAATTACTTTCCCATACATAA
- the pdxR gene encoding MocR-like pyridoxine biosynthesis transcription factor PdxR, protein MKKFQEIVLNKESSTQHLYIQLYKALKDLMVEGRLRKGDRLPPIRKFANLLEVNNVTVVTAYRILEEEGLVYKKIGSGTYVAVDLWSNRKFQRYSNEDREEGLTEAPLIDQGHIQIEEDMINFASATPSTDLFPVDDFKQVLNEVLDRDKGLAFGYQESQGYYPLRCALNEYIDNYNIHAEVDNIQIISGAQQGIDIIAKGLLNYGDYVMIESPSYTGAMAVFQSRGAKIIDIPLEEDGLNLLDLEKKIATYQPKFLYIMPNFQNPTGISYSLAKKKKIIEIAEKHNLLIVEDDYLSDLNFYASNNATLKSLDHKDLVIYIKSFSKIFMPGLRLGFLVVPQSLYSELLLAKHATDISTSGLLQRALELYLKKGIWQQHIKYMEMQYRERFEKMIQSIQAYMPREVECNLPKGGVNFWLRLPNGLSSKKLYEAAVKENIVFAPGHLFFLNNRDTDCFRLSIAAVNPKEIHNGIKKLGGLIDFLIQDKGIYSKKADEYKPIL, encoded by the coding sequence ATGAAAAAATTTCAAGAAATAGTATTAAACAAAGAATCATCCACTCAACATTTATATATCCAACTTTATAAAGCTTTAAAGGACCTTATGGTTGAGGGAAGGTTAAGAAAAGGTGATAGATTACCACCTATTCGAAAGTTTGCCAATCTACTAGAGGTAAATAATGTTACGGTTGTTACTGCTTATAGAATATTAGAGGAAGAGGGATTAGTCTATAAAAAAATCGGAAGTGGAACCTATGTAGCTGTAGATCTGTGGAGTAATCGAAAATTCCAAAGATATTCCAATGAAGATAGGGAGGAAGGATTAACAGAAGCTCCTTTAATAGATCAAGGACATATACAAATTGAAGAAGATATGATTAATTTTGCCAGTGCCACACCCTCCACCGATTTATTTCCTGTAGATGATTTTAAACAAGTATTAAATGAAGTGCTAGATCGTGATAAGGGACTGGCTTTTGGTTATCAAGAAAGTCAAGGTTACTATCCTTTAAGATGTGCCCTTAATGAATATATAGACAACTATAATATACATGCTGAAGTAGATAACATTCAGATTATCTCCGGAGCACAGCAGGGAATTGATATTATTGCAAAGGGACTTTTAAACTATGGAGACTATGTTATGATAGAAAGTCCATCCTATACAGGGGCAATGGCAGTATTTCAATCTAGAGGAGCTAAAATTATCGATATTCCTTTGGAGGAAGATGGATTAAATCTACTGGATTTAGAAAAGAAAATAGCTACTTATCAGCCTAAATTTTTATATATTATGCCAAACTTTCAAAATCCAACAGGAATTTCTTATAGCTTAGCAAAAAAGAAAAAAATTATAGAAATTGCTGAAAAGCATAACCTATTAATTGTTGAAGATGATTATTTAAGTGATTTAAATTTTTATGCTAGTAATAATGCAACCCTTAAGAGCTTAGACCATAAAGATTTGGTAATTTATATAAAGAGTTTCTCAAAAATTTTCATGCCGGGATTAAGGTTAGGATTTTTAGTTGTTCCACAATCTCTTTACAGTGAATTATTATTAGCCAAGCATGCTACAGATATTTCCACCTCTGGTCTACTACAGAGGGCGTTGGAATTATATTTAAAAAAAGGAATTTGGCAGCAACATATTAAGTATATGGAGATGCAATACAGAGAGCGGTTTGAAAAAATGATACAATCCATCCAAGCATATATGCCAAGAGAGGTGGAATGTAATTTACCAAAAGGCGGTGTAAATTTTTGGCTTCGTCTTCCTAATGGATTATCCTCTAAAAAGCTCTATGAAGCTGCTGTAAAGGAAAATATTGTATTTGCTCCAGGACATCTATTTTTCTTAAATAATAGAGATACAGACTGTTTTCGACTCAGTATTGCTGCTGTAAATCCTAAAGAAATTCATAATGGAATAAAGAAATTGGGGGGCTTGATTGATTTCTTGATTCAGGATAAAGGTATCTATAGTAAAAAAGCCGATGAATATAAACCTATATTATAG
- a CDS encoding diacylglycerol/lipid kinase family protein, whose protein sequence is MEKIQIICNPNAGRQILQKSLPKLINTLQNQKNIRVDINYTTKALDAKNMAIEGCHQEYDLIITVGGDGTVNEVVNGIMVSDRKPKLAIYPAGTVNDFGNYLKIPKSVENFSTMILKGNTTKVDVGLARERYFLNVAAAGLLPEVAHRVSSEAKTVLGKFAYYIEGIKEFSKLRFKPMKITLKHNGREEEKEILFFILANSPSVGGFKYVAPQAKINDGHLDLLIVENNQLMDVAGIFLKALMGNHTNHPGLQYIQVQEFTIHTEGIVDLDLDGELGGRLPANFSVKKHGIEVIIP, encoded by the coding sequence ATGGAAAAAATTCAAATTATATGCAATCCTAATGCAGGAAGACAGATATTGCAGAAAAGTCTTCCTAAACTGATAAATACATTACAAAACCAGAAAAATATTAGGGTTGATATAAACTATACCACAAAAGCATTAGATGCAAAAAATATGGCAATAGAAGGTTGTCATCAAGAGTACGATCTTATTATTACTGTTGGTGGTGATGGAACCGTTAATGAAGTGGTAAATGGTATAATGGTCAGTGATAGAAAGCCTAAGCTTGCTATCTATCCAGCGGGAACAGTAAATGATTTTGGAAACTACTTAAAAATTCCTAAGTCAGTGGAGAATTTTAGCACAATGATTTTAAAGGGGAATACCACGAAGGTAGATGTAGGTTTAGCTAGAGAGAGATATTTTTTGAATGTAGCAGCTGCAGGATTATTGCCAGAGGTGGCCCATAGAGTTTCTTCTGAAGCCAAAACGGTATTAGGAAAATTTGCCTATTATATTGAAGGAATTAAAGAATTCTCTAAGCTTAGGTTTAAACCCATGAAAATAACTTTAAAACATAATGGTCGGGAGGAAGAAAAAGAAATATTATTTTTTATATTAGCCAACAGTCCTTCTGTAGGAGGCTTTAAATACGTTGCACCTCAAGCAAAAATAAATGATGGACATTTAGACCTACTGATTGTGGAGAACAATCAGTTAATGGATGTAGCAGGAATATTTCTTAAGGCCCTAATGGGGAATCATACAAATCATCCTGGACTGCAGTATATACAGGTTCAAGAATTTACGATTCATACAGAGGGTATTGTAGATCTAGACTTAGATGGAGAGCTGGGGGGCCGACTCCCTGCTAATTTTTCTGTAAAAAAACATGGTATTGAAGTGATCATTCCTTAA
- a CDS encoding bactofilin family protein, which yields MFNKKQSVENVSQDGFSTLIGKNTCFEGTLKVEGAIRIDGSIQGEVNVQGDAYIGEGGNIMGNIYATNIVIAGRIEGNVTASEQLRISSTGKILGDVMVKSFIIDEDAFFEGKCTMTQQKPTSTDGPNKDKSKQLKG from the coding sequence ATGTTTAATAAAAAACAATCCGTAGAAAATGTAAGCCAAGATGGGTTTAGTACCCTTATTGGTAAAAACACATGCTTCGAAGGAACATTAAAGGTGGAAGGAGCCATAAGAATTGACGGTAGTATTCAAGGGGAAGTAAATGTTCAAGGGGATGCTTACATAGGTGAGGGTGGCAATATAATGGGAAATATCTATGCCACAAATATTGTTATCGCCGGAAGGATAGAAGGCAACGTCACCGCCTCCGAACAATTGCGTATTTCTTCCACTGGTAAAATTTTAGGAGACGTTATGGTAAAGTCCTTTATTATTGATGAAGATGCCTTCTTTGAAGGCAAATGTACCATGACTCAACAGAAGCCCACCAGTACCGATGGGCCTAACAAGGATAAATCAAAACAGCTTAAAGGTTGA
- a CDS encoding M23 family metallopeptidase encodes MEKLRHLAKPKKKRLTFMIIPNSTGKIVEFTIPSWIPIFLLISFTLSIVSTVVTSGTLHHTTLQLHTAEDSLSLLQGENKRQAEEITALTLRSAEIENQLLGLNDLKIHVLDMVGLDNKGTLINNEESFFMATRSLQTLPLSMDDYETSMTYLEALIEEQKETMSKLIVDVEKQLDYLDALPNLIPAAGRITSPFGYRISPINRRREFHRGIDIANQTNTNIVAAGSGVVTYSGYNGSYGRMIIIAHGNGYTTVYAHNRENLVEVGQRVNKGDVIAKMGSTGRSTGPHVHFEIRLHGNPIDPKDLLED; translated from the coding sequence ATGGAGAAACTTAGACATTTAGCTAAACCCAAGAAAAAAAGATTAACTTTCATGATTATTCCTAATTCAACTGGCAAAATTGTTGAGTTTACCATCCCTTCTTGGATTCCTATATTTCTTTTAATAAGCTTTACCCTATCTATTGTCAGTACAGTTGTGACTTCAGGAACTCTTCATCATACAACACTTCAGCTCCATACAGCTGAGGACAGTCTATCTTTACTTCAAGGGGAAAACAAAAGACAAGCCGAGGAGATTACAGCCCTTACCCTTAGATCTGCAGAAATAGAGAATCAATTATTGGGATTAAATGATTTGAAAATCCATGTGTTGGATATGGTGGGTTTAGATAACAAAGGAACTCTTATAAATAATGAAGAATCTTTTTTTATGGCTACCCGCTCCTTACAAACCTTGCCTTTATCAATGGATGATTACGAGACAAGCATGACTTATTTAGAAGCCCTCATAGAAGAGCAAAAAGAAACAATGAGTAAATTAATCGTAGATGTTGAAAAACAGCTGGATTACCTAGATGCTCTACCAAATTTAATACCTGCTGCTGGTCGTATCACATCTCCCTTTGGTTATCGAATTTCTCCTATTAATAGAAGACGGGAATTCCATCGTGGTATTGATATTGCCAATCAAACCAATACCAATATTGTAGCTGCTGGTAGTGGTGTGGTTACCTATTCTGGCTACAACGGTAGCTATGGAAGAATGATTATTATTGCCCATGGTAATGGCTATACAACGGTTTATGCCCACAATCGGGAAAATTTAGTGGAGGTGGGTCAGAGGGTTAATAAGGGGGATGTTATTGCAAAAATGGGGAGTACAGGAAGAAGCACAGGACCCCATGTTCATTTTGAAATTCGCCTACATGGAAATCCTATAGACCCTAAAGATTTATTAGAGGATTAA
- a CDS encoding YkuS family protein — protein MKRKIAVEDGLADVKSYLQEKGYQVEGLDNRNLNNYDAIIITGQDSNVLGMENAVTKSPIISAHGQSAEEVYQQLQNRMK, from the coding sequence ATGAAGAGAAAAATTGCCGTAGAAGACGGTTTAGCAGATGTAAAAAGCTATTTACAAGAAAAAGGTTATCAAGTAGAAGGATTAGATAACAGAAATTTAAATAATTACGATGCCATCATTATAACGGGACAGGACAGCAATGTTTTAGGAATGGAAAATGCAGTGACAAAATCCCCTATTATTTCCGCCCATGGACAATCAGCAGAAGAAGTCTATCAACAACTGCAAAACAGAATGAAATAG
- a CDS encoding helix-turn-helix domain-containing protein, which yields MTNFRDKAEKYKALVDAVRYLNSSMKSEEVLRTLLVKSIELIDNADTGLIFIYNKETKYLEVKSSYGFDATAYSIVIRPGESITGKAFSENKTIAVNGVKNVKEQMRSISFYKQLGKTADEFLGKKLSTIKGAIACPINIKDECIGVLVVDNFTNNTDFTKMDVEILEIISIQAALSIENARNFELTEKNNKSLNAYSKIVEAERNKYRYTTQLHNRFTKMVLNGASIHDLISELSDLISSDIIYIDSYGNIIEQSLQRFLDENQIHEVYTIIKKHLANTSIRQVMIDTLAFRVQPVLVEKENLGWLVIIQKNESYSVEDEITIDRGITILALEILKQRQLYALEEKYRGDFIDTLITNQSPETIDRYSNEYRINFSMPHRLILIDFYDKSPIQNNSKLPHKINKIVSYCNQYISRAIAKKSNNYFVTNKLRTIFVIIPEHSLTRHDIQVLLEELFQHKEINTTSRILDVRMAAIVSESFIGSSSFGTIYSNNQRVLHRLCEVNKHYQWGFYEDSKIKRILLHGSEEELKSFLIETLDPLLGSKKSHRDLLNTLRIYIRSNGNWTYTKDTLFIHGNTLTQRLKRICQLLNYDLNDYYDRLHIQLALEILDLYPESLDLHPICELDTNFKHSQYI from the coding sequence ATGACTAATTTTAGAGATAAAGCAGAAAAATATAAGGCTCTTGTCGACGCTGTAAGATATCTTAACTCTTCCATGAAATCTGAAGAAGTCTTAAGGACTTTACTAGTAAAGTCTATTGAACTTATCGACAATGCAGATACGGGCTTAATTTTTATCTATAATAAGGAAACAAAATATTTAGAAGTTAAAAGTTCTTATGGATTTGATGCCACTGCCTATAGTATTGTCATACGTCCTGGAGAATCTATTACTGGAAAAGCTTTTTCAGAAAACAAAACTATAGCCGTTAATGGGGTGAAAAATGTTAAGGAACAAATGCGTTCCATCTCCTTTTACAAACAGCTAGGCAAAACAGCTGATGAGTTTTTGGGAAAAAAACTCAGTACTATTAAAGGAGCTATTGCTTGTCCTATTAACATAAAAGATGAGTGTATCGGTGTTCTTGTGGTTGATAACTTTACAAATAATACTGATTTTACAAAAATGGATGTTGAGATACTAGAAATAATATCTATTCAAGCTGCTTTGTCTATTGAAAATGCTAGAAATTTTGAGCTAACTGAAAAAAATAATAAATCTCTAAATGCTTATAGCAAGATTGTCGAGGCAGAACGCAATAAATATCGCTATACAACACAGCTACACAACAGATTTACTAAAATGGTCTTAAATGGTGCATCAATTCACGACTTGATTTCTGAGCTTTCAGATTTGATATCTTCAGATATTATTTATATTGACAGTTATGGCAATATTATTGAACAATCCCTCCAAAGATTTTTAGATGAGAATCAAATTCACGAAGTCTATACAATCATAAAAAAGCATCTCGCCAACACTTCAATCCGCCAAGTAATGATAGATACTCTTGCATTTAGAGTTCAGCCAGTTTTGGTTGAAAAAGAAAATTTAGGCTGGCTCGTTATCATTCAAAAAAATGAAAGTTATTCTGTTGAAGATGAAATTACCATTGATCGAGGAATAACTATATTAGCTTTAGAAATCTTAAAGCAACGTCAATTATATGCTTTAGAAGAAAAATATAGAGGCGACTTCATAGATACTCTCATTACCAACCAGAGTCCTGAAACAATTGATAGATATTCCAATGAATATCGTATTAATTTTTCTATGCCTCATCGTCTCATATTGATTGATTTTTATGATAAGTCTCCTATACAAAATAATTCTAAGCTTCCCCACAAAATTAATAAAATAGTTTCTTATTGCAATCAATACATTTCAAGAGCTATTGCTAAAAAGTCCAACAATTACTTTGTTACAAACAAGCTGAGGACTATTTTTGTGATTATTCCAGAACATTCATTAACCCGTCATGATATTCAAGTACTATTAGAAGAATTGTTTCAACATAAAGAGATCAATACAACATCTAGAATTTTGGACGTAAGGATGGCAGCAATTGTTAGCGAATCTTTTATAGGTAGCAGCAGTTTTGGAACAATATATTCTAATAATCAGAGGGTTCTACACCGATTGTGTGAGGTTAATAAACACTATCAATGGGGATTTTATGAAGATAGTAAAATCAAGCGAATACTTCTACATGGCAGTGAGGAAGAACTTAAATCTTTTTTAATTGAAACCCTAGATCCCTTACTGGGTAGTAAAAAAAGTCACCGTGACCTTCTTAATACACTCAGAATTTATATTAGAAGCAATGGAAACTGGACCTATACAAAGGATACACTTTTTATTCATGGAAATACCCTTACCCAACGTTTAAAGCGTATCTGTCAGCTTTTAAATTATGATCTTAATGATTATTATGATCGTCTTCATATTCAGTTAGCATTAGAGATCCTAGACCTTTATCCTGAATCTTTAGATTTACATCCCATTTGTGAACTAGATACTAATTTTAAACATAGTCAGTATATATAA
- a CDS encoding M20 metallopeptidase family protein, producing MTTMYEQKILELSKKYYEKTVALRHQFHKFPEIGFEEVKTSQTVAEELEKLGITVTRNIAKTGVVGLIKGKYPGKTVLLRADMDALNIQEEADVPYRSQVPGKMHACGHDGHTAGLLGAAMVLNELKDELKGNVKLIFQPAEENHGGAEPMITEGVLENPKVDAAFGCHLWGGIPEGEIHVKHGAAMAAPDTFAFKVIGKGGHGAMPHLAIDPVILTVQAINNMQSIISRRINPLSPAVISYGSINGGENHNVIPNEVKVTGTIRTFDKKLRYWIPKAMEETLKGVTELQGAKYTFDFTEKFPILFNDDKMTNLVQKTVAKVVGEENVKEAPEANMGGEDFAYFAEKVPSSFFFVGISKDMEKPVLHHHPEFQWDDKNLLTVMQSMAQVAVDFLNNNEQ from the coding sequence ATGACAACAATGTATGAACAAAAAATTTTAGAACTTTCAAAAAAATATTATGAAAAAACTGTAGCTTTGCGACACCAATTTCATAAATTTCCTGAGATAGGATTTGAAGAAGTAAAAACTTCCCAAACAGTAGCAGAGGAGCTTGAAAAACTAGGAATTACAGTTACAAGGAATATAGCAAAAACTGGTGTTGTAGGTTTAATCAAAGGAAAGTATCCTGGAAAAACAGTGCTTTTAAGAGCAGATATGGATGCTTTGAATATTCAAGAAGAGGCTGATGTACCCTATCGTTCACAAGTACCAGGCAAAATGCATGCTTGTGGTCACGATGGCCATACTGCAGGACTTCTTGGGGCTGCTATGGTTTTAAATGAATTAAAAGATGAGCTAAAAGGAAATGTAAAGCTGATATTTCAGCCAGCAGAAGAAAATCATGGTGGAGCAGAACCTATGATTACTGAAGGAGTTTTAGAAAATCCTAAAGTAGATGCTGCTTTTGGATGTCACTTGTGGGGAGGAATTCCCGAAGGGGAAATTCATGTAAAGCATGGTGCTGCTATGGCTGCTCCTGACACATTTGCTTTTAAGGTAATTGGTAAAGGTGGACATGGCGCTATGCCTCATTTGGCAATTGACCCTGTAATATTGACTGTTCAGGCTATAAACAATATGCAATCTATTATTAGTCGTCGGATTAATCCCCTTAGTCCTGCAGTTATTTCCTATGGCTCTATTAATGGTGGGGAAAATCATAATGTTATTCCTAATGAAGTTAAAGTTACGGGTACCATTAGAACATTTGATAAGAAATTAAGGTATTGGATTCCAAAAGCTATGGAAGAAACTTTAAAAGGTGTTACAGAGCTACAAGGAGCTAAATACACTTTTGATTTTACTGAGAAGTTTCCAATACTATTTAATGATGATAAAATGACAAATTTAGTTCAAAAAACTGTAGCAAAAGTAGTTGGTGAAGAAAATGTAAAAGAAGCTCCTGAGGCTAATATGGGAGGAGAGGATTTTGCTTACTTTGCCGAGAAAGTACCATCTTCCTTCTTTTTCGTAGGAATCTCTAAAGATATGGAAAAACCTGTTTTGCATCATCATCCAGAATTTCAGTGGGATGATAAAAATTTATTAACTGTAATGCAATCAATGGCACAGGTGGCAGTAGATTTTTTAAACAACAATGAGCAATGA